The Streptomyces sp. cg36 genomic interval AGCAGCTTGTACAGCGTGTGCTGGATCTGCTCGCGCACCTGATCCGTCAGGTTGAACATCAGCATCGGGTCCTCCGCCGCCTCCGGCGGATAGCCGTCGGTCGGGATCGGCTCGCCGAACTGGATCGTCCACTTCGTCGGCAGCGGCACCAGACCGGCCGCCCCCAGCCAGGGGAACGTGGGCGTGATCGGGAAGTACGGGACGCCGAGCAGCCGGGCCAGCGTCTTCGAGTTGCCGATCATCGGGTAGATCTCCTCCGCCCCGACGATCGAGCACGGCACGATGGGCGTCCCGGCCCGCAGCGCCGTCGAGACGAACCCGCCGCGCCCGAACCGCTGGAGCTTGTACCGCTCGCCGAACGGCTTCCCTATCCCCTTGAAGCCCTCCGGCATCACCCCGACGACCTCGCCGCGCTCCAGCAGCGCCTGGGCGTCCTCCGCGCACGCCAGGGTGTGCCCGGCCTTGCGGGCCAGCTCGTTGACGACCGGCAGCATGAACACCAGGTCCGCCGCCAGCAGCCGCAGATGGCGCCCGGCCGGATGGTGGTCGTGCACCGCCACCTGCATCATCAGCCCGTCCAGCGGCAGCGTCCCGGAGTGGTTGGCGACGACCAGCGCCCCGCCCTCGGCCGGGATGTTCTCGACGCCCTTCACCTCCACCCGGAAGTACTTCTCGTAGAAGGGCCGCAGCAGCGACATCAGGACCTGGTCGGTGAGCTCCTTGTCGTACCCGAACTCGTCGACGTCGTACTCACCGGTGATCCGCCGCCGCAGGAAGGCCAGCCCGCCGGCCACCCGGCGGTCCCAGCCGCCCGACCCCGCCCGCTCGCCGCCGTCCGCGACCGAGGGCCCCACGGGGCCGTCAGCGGCCCCCTGCGCGCCGCTGCCCGGCTCCGGCGGCGTCGGGGCGCCCCCGGGTCCCGGCGCGGCCTGCTGGCCCGGCAGCGCGCTCACCGGGGCCGACTCGGCGTCCGCCGCCCGACGGCCGCCGGAGCGCCGGCGTCCGGGGCGCTGCGCACCGCCGCGCGAGCGGTCGTCGTCGAACGGAATGACCTTGGCGTCCGCCATCGTGGTTGAACTCCTCATTCCGCGCCGGAAAGGGACGAGCCGGAAACCGGCCCGCCGGGAAGGGACGGGCCCGGGGACGTGCCGGAGGGTACCGCGGCGGCCGGGGCGCGCCCGGCGAACGGCCGGAACGGCAGCCCCGCCACCCGGTCCACGGCCCCCGCGAGCACCTGCGGCGGCAGCAGCCCCGGGCCCCGGCTGCGCGCGAAGTCGGCGAACGTCCCCGCCGTCGTGTACTTGGGCTCGAAGCCCAGCGTCTCGCGCAGCTGCACGGTGCTCACCACCCGGCCGTGGGTGAGCAGTCTGATCTGCTCCGGCGAGAAGTCGCTCACCCCCACCGACCGCAGCGCCGAGCCCACCCAGCGCACCGCGGGCAGCAGCACCGGCACGGTCGGCCGCCCCAGCCGCCGCGAGCACTGGGAGAGCAGCAGCACGCCCTCCCCGGCCACGTTGAAGGTGCCGCTGTTGAGCGTGGCCCGGCGCGGCTCGTGCGCCGCGATCCGCAGCACCTCGATCACGTCGTCCTCGTGGACGAACTGGAGCCTCGGGTCGTAGCCGAGCACGGTCGGCAGCACCGGCAGCGAGAAGTACTCGGCGAGCGGCGAGTCCGCGCCCGGCCCCAGGATGTTGGCGAACCGCAGCACGCACACCGCCACGTCGGGGCGGCGCCGCGCGAAGCCGCGCACATAGCCCTCGACCTCGACGGCGTCCTTGGCGAAGCCGCCGCTGGGCAGCGACTTCGGCGGGGTCGTCTCGGTGAAGACGGCCGGATCGCGCGGCGCCGCCCCGTAGACGCTGGTGCTCGACTTCACCACCAGGCGCCGCACGGTCGGCGACTTCTGGCAGGCGCCGAGGAGCTGCATGGTGCCGATGACGTTCGTTTCCTTCACGGACGTCCGCCCGCCCGCGCCCAGCGGCGTGCCGGTCACGTCCATGTGCACGACGGTGTCCACCGAGTGCTCGGCCAGCACGCGCGCGATGGCGGGCTGCCTGATGTCCGCCCGGACGAAATCGGCGCCCCCGAGGTGGTGGCCGGGCGCGACGGCGTCCACGGCGATCACCCGGTCCACTTCCGGATCACGCTGGATCCGCCGTACGAAACGGCCGCCGAGCTGCCGGGCCACTCCGGTGACGAGCACGACCTTCCCCAAGATCAGCGCCTTCCTTTGGCCATTGGTGCACCCTGGGCGCCACCGTAGCCGCTGGATGTCTCCCGGTGACGACCGCCCGGTCGCGCTTGGCCGAGAATTCGCGCGCGGCCGGCATTCCCGC includes:
- a CDS encoding lysophospholipid acyltransferase family protein, with amino-acid sequence MADAKVIPFDDDRSRGGAQRPGRRRSGGRRAADAESAPVSALPGQQAAPGPGGAPTPPEPGSGAQGAADGPVGPSVADGGERAGSGGWDRRVAGGLAFLRRRITGEYDVDEFGYDKELTDQVLMSLLRPFYEKYFRVEVKGVENIPAEGGALVVANHSGTLPLDGLMMQVAVHDHHPAGRHLRLLAADLVFMLPVVNELARKAGHTLACAEDAQALLERGEVVGVMPEGFKGIGKPFGERYKLQRFGRGGFVSTALRAGTPIVPCSIVGAEEIYPMIGNSKTLARLLGVPYFPITPTFPWLGAAGLVPLPTKWTIQFGEPIPTDGYPPEAAEDPMLMFNLTDQVREQIQHTLYKLLVQRRSVFF
- a CDS encoding NAD-dependent epimerase/dehydratase family protein, giving the protein MGKVVLVTGVARQLGGRFVRRIQRDPEVDRVIAVDAVAPGHHLGGADFVRADIRQPAIARVLAEHSVDTVVHMDVTGTPLGAGGRTSVKETNVIGTMQLLGACQKSPTVRRLVVKSSTSVYGAAPRDPAVFTETTPPKSLPSGGFAKDAVEVEGYVRGFARRRPDVAVCVLRFANILGPGADSPLAEYFSLPVLPTVLGYDPRLQFVHEDDVIEVLRIAAHEPRRATLNSGTFNVAGEGVLLLSQCSRRLGRPTVPVLLPAVRWVGSALRSVGVSDFSPEQIRLLTHGRVVSTVQLRETLGFEPKYTTAGTFADFARSRGPGLLPPQVLAGAVDRVAGLPFRPFAGRAPAAAVPSGTSPGPSLPGGPVSGSSLSGAE